The genomic DNA AGAGAGAGAGCGGCCAAGGCCATAGGCGCCTCCGCCCGGGAGATAGTATTCACTTCCGGAGGGACGGAATCGGACAACCTGGCGTTGCAGGGAGCCGCCTATGCGAACCAAGGCAAGGGAAAACATATCATAACCTCGGTCATAGAGCATCACGCCGTCCTGAACACCTGCCATTTCCTGGAGGCCCAGGGGTTCCGCGTAACCTACCTGCCCATCGACCGGCAGGGGCTGGTGGATGTGGAAAAGGTGAAGGAGGCGATGAGCAAGGAGACCATCATGGTTTCCATCATGGCCGCCAACAACGAGATCGGGACCATTCAGCCGATAAGGGAGATAGGTGCCATTGCGCAAGAGGCGGGGGCGGTATTCCATACCGACGCGGTGCAAACCATCACCAAGCTTCCCTTGCATGTATCCAAGGACAACCTCCAACTCATGACCATTTCCGCCCATAAGTTCCATGGGCCCAAGGGCGTAGGTGCCCTGTACGTCCGCAAGGACGTGAAGCTCCGTCCAGTGGTGTACGGTGGAGGTCAGGAGAGGGGGCTTCGCTCGTCCACCGAGAACGTCCCTGGCATCGTGGGCCTGGGGAAGGCCATAGAGATCGGCGTGGCGGAGATGGAGGAGAGCGCGGAGAGAATGTCGCGCATCCGCGACAGGATCATCGAAGGCACGCTCTCCAAGGTCCAAGGAAGCCACTTGAACGGACATAGGAACAGAAGGCTTTGCAACAAC from Methanomassiliicoccales archaeon includes the following:
- the nifS gene encoding cysteine desulfurase NifS encodes the protein MRRERTPRVYFDNSATTAVDPRVLEEMLPYFTERFGNASSMHSFGREAYNALEGARERAAKAIGASAREIVFTSGGTESDNLALQGAAYANQGKGKHIITSVIEHHAVLNTCHFLEAQGFRVTYLPIDRQGLVDVEKVKEAMSKETIMVSIMAANNEIGTIQPIREIGAIAQEAGAVFHTDAVQTITKLPLHVSKDNLQLMTISAHKFHGPKGVGALYVRKDVKLRPVVYGGGQERGLRSSTENVPGIVGLGKAIEIGVAEMEESAERMSRIRDRIIEGTLSKVQGSHLNGHRNRRLCNNAHFRFDRVEGEALVLSLDVSGIAASTGSACSTRSTETSHVLRALGIRPEEGRGSLRISLSKFNTMEEADLFLAELPEVVERLRLLVPRGAMTFGASGGG